The genome window TCGTCGGCGCCGGCGCCAAGGTGCTCGGGCCGATCACCGTCGGTGCGGGCGTGCGCGTGGGCTCCAATTCGGTGGTGGTGCGCGACGTACCGGCGGCGTCTACCGTGGTCGGCATTCCGGCCCGCGTGGTGGCCAAGGCGCGTGAGCCCAGCGAGCGCGTAGCGGCCATGGCCAAGCGCATGGGCTTCGACGCCTATGGCCTGTCGCGCGACATGCCGGACCCGGTGGCTGACGCGCTCAACGCCATACTGGATCACATGCATACCCTCGACGAGCGCGTTATCTCGCTCTGCGACACCCTGGCCGAGCGTGGCGAGGCGGTGCCACAGGAGGATATCGAGCCCATGGAGAAGCCCGACTTCTGCCGCGAGGAGGAAGAGCGCGAGGCCGAGCAGAAGGGCGACGACACGGAATCCGGCGGGCGCGGCGCAGTCTGAGGGAACGCGCCACTTTGCTGAGCCACAGATGGCACAGATTGGTGGGATGACACAGCTGGTGCGCTGACTTAGTCAGCGCTATCAGCACATCAAGAACATACTTGTAATCTGTGGCCACGCATCGTCCGACTGGGCACAACCCGTCAGGAGTGTTCACTGATGCCCGTATATCTCGACCACAACGCCACGACGCCGCTGCATCCCGAGGCCCTTGAGGCCATGCAGCCGCATCTGACCAAGCCCTTCGGCAACCCTGCCAGCGTGCACCGCTTCGGCCGCGCCGCGCATGGCGCGGTGCAGCGCGCGCGCGTCGAGGTGGCAGAGCTGGTTGGCTGTCGCCAGGACGAGGTGATCTTCACAAGCGGCGGCACCGAATCCGACAATCTCGCAGTCAAGGGCGCGGCCGCCGCGCAGCCGGGCCGCACGGTGCTCTACGGGGCCACCGAGCACCCGGCCGTGCTGGAGGCCGCCGAGGCGCTGCGCGAGACCGGCACGCCGGTGGAGGTCATCCCGCACAGCGCTGATGGCCATCCGGACTGGCCGTGGCTGGAGCAGCGCCTGGGCCAGGGCGACGTCGGACTCGTCTGCCTGATGGCGGCCAACAACGAGACCGGCGTCATTCTCGACACCGCGCGCGCCGCCGAGCTGGCGCATGCCCATGATGCGCTTCTGCACGTCGACGTTGTGCAGGCAGCCGGCAAGATCGCGCTGGATTTCGCCGGCTCGGGCGCCGACATGATGGCGCTCTCCGCCCACAAGCTCTTCGGTCCGCGCGGCGTCGGGGCGCTCATCCTGCGCGCCGGCACCACCATCCACGCCCAGATGCACGGCGGCGGTCACGAAGGCGGGATGCGCAGCGGCACCCTCAACGCGCCGGGCATCGTCGGCTTCGGCGCGGCCTGCCGCGTGGCGGCGCGCGACATCGCCGAGCGCAACGTGCATTGCCGCGCGCTGCGCGATCGGCTCGAGGCAGGCCTGCAACAGCTGTCTGATGTCACCATCTTCGCGGCAGGCCAGGAGCGACTGTCCAACACCTGCCAGTTCGCCTTACACGGTTACGACGGCGAGGCCATGGTGATGGCCTTCGATCGCGAGGGTTTTGCGGTCTCCTCCGGCTCGGCCTGCCAGAGCGAGCACGGCGAGCCCAGCCACGTACTGCTCGGCATGGGGTTGCCGCGCGACATCGCCAAGGCGGCCGTGCGCGTCAGCGTCGGTCCGGACAACAGCGACGCCGACATCGACGCGCTGCTTTCTGCGCTGGCGCGCATCCGTGAGACGCCGATGGCGGCCATGGCCTAGCGAGCATTGTGAGCATCTATCTGGACCATGCCGCCAGCACGCCGCTCGCCGATGAGGCGCGCGCGGCGATGCTGGCACAGCTCGACGGCGCGGGCGCCAACCCGGCTTCCGACCATGCGCCCGGCGCTGAAGCGGCCACTGCCGTCGAGGCGGCGCGCGCGCAGATCGCCGCCGCCATCGGTGCGCAGCCCGAGGAGATCGTTTTCACGTCGGGTGCGACTGAGGCCGACAACCTCGCCATCAAGGGCAGCCTCGAATTTCTCGGCGGCGGGCATCTGCTGACCACCCGCATCGAGCACAAGGCCGTGTTGGACGCCGCCGGCCGTTTGGCCGAACAGGGCGTGCCGATGAGCTATGTCGATCCCGCTGCCGACGGTCGTGTGCGCGTCGAGGATATCGCCGCTGCACTGCGACCGGATACGGCGCTGGTTTCCGTGATGTGGGTGAACAACGAGACCGGCGCGATCAATCCCATTGCCGAGATCGCCGCGCTCTGCGCCGAGCGCGGTGTGCGCCTGCACGTCGACGCCGCGCAGGCGTTGGGCCGGCTGCCCATCGACATGGCCGAGGTTCCGGTGGCGTTGATGAGCCTGTCCGCGCACAAGTGCTACGGCCCCAAGGGGATCGGTGCGCTCTTCGTGCGCCGTCGGCCGCGGGCGCGGGTGGCGGCGCAGATGCACGGCGGCGGTCACGAGCAGGGCATGCGCTCGGGCACGCTTGCCACGCATCAGATCGCCGGCTTCGGCGCCGCCGCGGAGCTGGCCGCGGCCCGGTGCGAGGCGGACTACGCACACGCGACCGGGTTGGCCGAGCGGCTGCGCAGCGGATTGGAAGGGATGCCCGGCCTGCTGATGAATTCCGACCCCGACGCCTGCGTGCCGCATATCGTCAATATCGCTTTTGACGGCATCCACGGTGAGGCGCTGCGCGCGGCCACGGCCGAGCTGGCGGTGGCCTCGGGCTCGGCCTGCTCGGCCGCCGATGCCGAATCCAGCTATGTGCTGCGCGCCTTGGGGCGCAGCGATCGCCAGGCGGGCGCGGCGTTGCGCATCTCCACCGGGCGCGACACCACCGCCGACAACATCGACCGCGCCGTCGCCGTCATCGGGGCGGCGGTGGAGCGGCTGCGCACCATCGCGGCATGAAGGCCATCGGCCCGCAGGCTTATTCGGCCACCGTCTGGCTGCGATTCACCGCGCCGCAGCGCGCGGGGCATCCGCCTGAGGCTGTCAGCGGCTGTGCCGAGTCGTCGGCTCATCAGTTGCGCGTCTGCTTTCATCGCAGCGATAGCGGCTACCGTTTCACGGCCATAGGCTGCCCGACCACCATCGCGGCGGCCGACTACTGCGCCGAGCAGCTCGACGCGGGTCGCACGCCGCAGGCAGCCGAGATGATGGACGGCCTTGAAATTCCGGAGGATCGCCGTCACTGTGTGTTGTTGTGCGAAGACGCGATGGCCGCGCTCGCAGCGCGCCTCGCACAGGCCCTTTCAGGACAGGATCGACAGGCATCATGAGCATTACTCTTAGCGAAGCCGCAGCCGACCGCATCCGTCGCCAGCTCGCCGAGCGCGGGCAGGGCATCGGGCTGCGTGTGGGTGTCACCACCACCGGCTGCTCGGGCAACGCCTATAAGCTCGACTATGCCGACGCGGTTGGCGAGGACGAAGTCGCCTTCGAGCAGCACGGCGCCACGGTCGTCGTCGCCAAGCGCGATCTGCCCATGCTCGACGGCCTGAACGTGGACTTCCGTCGCGAAGGACTGAACGAGCTCTACCGCTTCGACAACCCCAACGCCACCGGCCTCTGCGGCTGCGGCGAGAGCTTCCACCTCGCCGAGGAAGAAGCCGCTTCCTGAATTCGCGCGATACCGGATTGTCATGCCGCGCTCCTAGAATGCGCGGATGATCTCTCCGAAATCCGTGATCGCGGCGGCCGTTCTGCTGCTCGCCGCCTGCAGCAGTTCCGACGATGCGCCCCGAGGCGAAGCCCGGCTCAGCCTGAACACCGCCAGCACCGCCTTCGGGCGGGTCGTCTCCGAGCCCGCCGGCATTGACTGCCCTGACCGCTGCGCGGCGAGCTTTCCGGCGGGCGAGGAAGTCGTGCTGCGTGCCGAAGACAGCGACACGGCCGTCTTCGAGCGCTGGGGCGGGGACTGCGGCGAAGCGCGCGAATGTCCTGTGCGCCTCGATGAGGGGCGTGCGTTGCCGGTGCATTTCGCCGCTGCGCGGCGTCTGTCGCGCGGGCACTGGCGCGGCGGTGATACGCATGTGCACAGCGATCATTCCAGCGACGGCAGCCTGCCGCGCCAGATCAACGAAGGCGCTCGGGGCAATGTCTCGGTAGGCGATCAGATCACTTTCGCCGAGCGGACCGGTACCGATTTCCTGTCGATCACCGACCACCGCACCTTCGATCAGCACTACCACCCCGAGTGGTTCTCTGAGGAGGTTCTGCTGCTTCGCGGGGAAGAGGCCAACGGCCGGCCGCACGCGATCGTGCAGGGTGGCGTGGAGCGTGTGCTGCAGCAGGCCAGCAACAACGTGCGCGCGCTGCAGCAGTCGATCTGGGACGCCCGTGCCCAGGGCGCGGTCTGGATCACTGCCCACCCCGACCGCGATGCCACCGAGGACGATGGCACGCCGCTCGATGTCGCGGCGCCGCTGGGGGTTGGTGCGGTCGAGATCTGGAACATCGCGCGTGACGCCGACGCCAATATCGCCTACGCCGAGACCATGTGGAATCGCGGCTACCGCTTCGGCGTCGTGGCGGCCTCGGACAACCATTTTCGCGAGCTGCGCCTCATCTCCGGGCCGGGCACGCCGCGGACCAGCCTGCGCATGCGCGAGCTGCGCGAGGTCGAGGTGCTGTCGGCGCTTGCGGCCGGGCACAGCCGGCTGTCGGCCAGCGCCGTCGGCCCGACGCTGAGCATGCAGGCCGCGGTCGGCGAGGGAGAGACCGCGCAGCGCTACCAGGCCGGCGACGAGATCTTCGTGCCCGCCGGCACGAGCGTGGCGCTGGAACTGGTCACCGAGCGTGCGCTGGGCACTCGGCTGCGTGTCTTTCGCAACCCGGGTCGTGACGCCGGCCCGCTCGCGACCTTCACGCCCACCGCATTGATGGGCGAAGAGCGCTTCACGTTGGAACTCGAAGCCGAGGACGCAGCCGCCTGGTATCGCGCTGAGCTGCGTGGTCCCGGCAAACCGGATTCGCCGCTGTTCACGGTCGAGAATCTCGTCGACGGCCTGGCCGAGGGCGATCTGCTGCCCATCCTCGAAACGGTCGGAGAGTTGCCCGGCCAGCTGCGTGCGGCCACGCCGGCGCTCTTCGTCTCGGAACAGCCGCCACAACCCGACACCGTCGTGCCGTTGCCGGCCGATTCCGGGGGTGATGACGGCGCCCGGTTGGCCATCGGCTCGCGCGCGGCCTGGAGCGGCTTTCCGGATGTTGCGGCAGTCGGCGAGGTGACGCATATCGTCGCCGAAGCGCGCGTCGACGGCCGCGCCGGCGTGTACTACCGCCGCGACGAGGCCGGAGAATTCAGCAGGCTGCGTGATCTGGCGCCCGACTCGGCGTCCGCGCGCCTGCCACGCGTGGCCGCGCGAGGCGATACGGTCTGGGTGGTCTGGCAGGATGAGCGCGCCGGCGAAATCCCGCGCCAGCCCGCCATCATGGCGCGCGCCAGCTTGGATGGCGGCCGCAGCTGGGAGCCTGAGATCATAGTGCGCGCCGTCGACGGTCGCGCCGAGCATCCCGATATTTCCTTCGACCGGCAAGGGCATCCCGTCATCGTCTGGCAGGAGATCGGCAGCGGCCGCGCCTTCGATGTCTGGGCGCAGGTGTTGGGCCGCGACGCCGAGCCCGTCAACCTTTCGGGGGCGGACAAGGAGACGGCGGCGGCGAATGCATTCGATACGCGCTCTGCGCGTTGGCCGGCTTCGCTCTATCCGGCGGTTTCGGTGGCCGATGACGGCAGCATCGCGGTGGTCTGGCAGGACAACCGCAGCGACCCGGATCCGCTGTTCACCGGCTCCCTTGGCAATGCCGAGGGCACGAGTCCCGACGACTGGGCCATCTTCAGCGCCCTGCGTGGCCCCGGCAGTGAGCAGTGGCTCCGCGGCCCGATTGCTGCAGTCGCTCAGGCAGCGCAACGCTTCCCCACCGTGGTGCACGGCAACGCTGGCGTGCTGCATCTGGCCTGGGAGCGCCAGGCGCTGTCGGACTCGGGCACGACGGCGTACGTGCAGGCCACGCGCCTGGCGCCGGGAGCCGATGACTGGCAGTCCGCGCAGGATGTCGCCGGCAGCGAGGCCTTCAGCGCTCAGCGCCCGGCGCTGGGGCTCGGTGCGGACGGCGCGCCGATGCTGACCTGGATGGACGCTGGCGCCGAGGACTGGCGCTGGCGCATCGGCCGCGCCGATTTCGACGGCGCGCGTTGGGCGGCCGTGCGTGCTATCGATGCGCGCGGCAACAACACTTGGCCGGCGCTGTCCGACGGACAACTGGTCTTTGCCGGCACGCGCAACGCGCGGCGCCTGCAGCGCGATGCCACGCAACAGATATTCGTGCGCGGCGGCGAATAGGCGCGTGGCCCGGGAACGACCGCCGGTGCTGGTGGTCAATCCGGGGCAAGGTTAGAATGGCGGGCTTTGTCGGCGATCGGATGCTTCGGTGGCCGGCGCCCCCAACAACAATCTGGAGTTCCGTACATGGCGGTTGAACGCACCCTTTCCATCATCAAGCCCGACGCAGTGGCAGCCAATGCCATCGGCGACATCTACAGCCGCTTCGAGAAGGCCGGTCTGAAGGTCGTCGCAGCCCGCATGCTGCACCTGACGCGCGGCGAAGCCGAGGGCTTCTATGCGGTGCACCGCGAGCGCCCCTTCTTCACCGATCTGGTCAACTTCATGGTCACGGGTCCGGTGATGGTGCAGGTCCTGGAAGGCGACGACGCCATCGCGCGCCATCGCGACATCATGGGCGCGACCAACCCAAAGGAAGCCGCGCCGGGAACGATCCGTGCGGACTTCGCCACCTCCATCGACGAGAACGCCGTGCACGGCTCCGATAGCGCCGAGAACGCCGCGACCGAGATCGCCTACTTCTTCCGCGCCACGGAAGTCGTGCCGCGCACGCGCTAGGGCAACGTTGAGCGCAGAAGTCATCAATCTGTTCGGTCACGACCGCGCCGGTCTGCGCGCGGCGCTGGCGGAGATGGGTGAGAAGCCCTTCCGCGCCGACCAGCTCATGCAGTGGATCTATCGCCACGGCGTGGATGACTTCGGCGCCATGACCAATCTGTCGCTTTCGCTGCGCGACAAGCTTGCCGAGCACTGCACGGTGGCCGCACCGGAAGTACTGGCGCATCAGGAGTCCACCGACGGCACCCGCAAGTGGGTGCTGGCCGTGGGCGGCGAGGGCGAGCAGGCGGTGGAAACCGTCTTCATCCCCGAGGGCAGCCGCGGCAGTGAGCGCTACCGCGGCACGCTTTGCATCAGCAGCCAGGTGGGCTGTGCGATGGATTGCAGCTTCTGCTCCACCGGCAAGCAGGGCCTGTCGCGCAATCTGACGGCGGCCGAGATCGTCGCCCAACTCTGGTTCGCTGCACACGCCCTCAGCGGCAATGGCGACCTGAAAGATCAGCGCGCGATCACCAATGTCGTCTTCATGGGCATGGGCGAGCCGCTGGCGAATTACGCGGCGGTGCTTACGGCCATCCGCGTCTTTCTCGACGACTTCGGCTTCGGACTGTCCAAGCGCCGCGTGACGGTGTCCACTTCCGGGCTGGTGCCCTTCATGGACCGGCTGCGCGGTGACTGCGACACGGCCATGGCCGTCAGTCTGCACGCCGCGGACGACGCGCTGCGCAACGAGCTGGTGCCCATCAACCGCAAATACCCGCTCGACGAGCTGATGGCGGCCTGCCGGCGCTACACCGCCGACCGCGGCCGCAAGACGCACATCGTCTACGAGTACGTCATGCTGGACGGCGTCAATGACGCCGATTCGCAGGCGCGCGATCTGGCCAAGCTGCTCGGCGACCTGCCGGCCAAGGTGAATCTCATCCCCTTCAATCCCTTTCCCGGTGCGCCCTACGAGCGCTCGGCGCCCGCACGCGTCGATGCCTTCCAGGAGCAGCTGCGCCGCCGCAATATCGTCACCACCGTGCGGCGCACGCGCGGTGACGACATCGACGCCGCCTGCGGGCAGCTGGTGGGGCGCGTGACCAGTCGCCAGCGCAACCGCCTGGGCGGCATCCCGGTGGTCAGGGCATGAGCGGTCTCGGCCGTAGCATCCGTACGCCGTTGGCGGCGCTGCTGACAGCGCTGCTCGTTGCCGGCTGTATCACTACCGGCGGCGAGCGTGAGCCCGACCGCCGCGAAGCCGCGCGTGCCAATACCGAGCTCGGCGCCGGCTACATCCGCAACGGCAATGACGACAAGGCGCGCGAACGGCTGGAGCGCGCCATCTCCATCGACGATCGCTATGCCCCGGCGCATGCCACCTACGCGCTAGTGCTCGCGCGGCAGGGCGAGGACGAAGGAGCCGATCAGCATTTCCGGCGCGCGCTGCGCCTGGCGCCGGAGAATCCGGATTTCCGCAACAACTACGGCGCTTTCCTCTGCGCGCGCGGGCAAGCCGAGGCTGCCGTGGAGCAGTTCCTGCGCGCCGGCGAGACGCCAGGCTATGTCGGCCGCGCAACGGCGCTGACCAACGCCGGCTTGTGCCTGCGCGACCGTGACCCCGAGCGCGCCGAGCAGCTGCTGCGCAAGTCGCTGGAGCTGAACCCGCAGAACGCTGTGGCGCTCGAACAACTCGCCTGGGTGAAGTATCTGCAGGGCGATATGATGGGGACGCGTGCTTTCATTTCCCGCTTCGAGCGCATCGCCGAGCCCGTGCCCGATATGCTGTGGCTGGCCGCCCAGACCGAGACCGCCCTCGGTGACGACGAAACCGCGGCCGACTATCGGCGGCAGTTGTCGCGACGGTTCCCGGGCTACGAGCCGCCGCAGACCAAAGCGCCGGACCCGCAGTCCGCCATCGAAAGGCCATGAACGAGATCGATCCCGACAAGCAGCCGGACAGCGCCGAAGAGGCAGCCCCGACCGAGGCGGCCGCGCCTCAGGTTTCCCCCGGCGAGATGCTGCGCGAAGCGCGCGAAGCGCGCGGCTTATCGCAGGCCGAGCTGGCCGAGGCGGCCAAGCTGCCGCAGGCGACCATTGCCTCGCTCGAGTGCGACGACTTCGCGGTGCTCAACGAGCCCGTCTATGTGCGTGGCTACTACCGCAAGTGCGCGCTGACGCTGGAGACGGATGTCGACGCCATGGTGCGCGCCTACGAGCAGAAGGCGCGCCCGGCCGCGCCGGCGTTGCCCGACAAGATTCCGGTCGTCGCAGGCGGTGGTGTGTCGATCTTCCGGAGGCTGCTGCGGGGAGTGCTCATCCTCCTGCTCCTCGGCCTGTTGGCGGCTGCCGGCTGGTGGCTGCTGCAACCGCCGACGGCCAATTCGGGCAACGGCGGCTTCGGCGCTTTCAACGGCGGCGACGCCTCCGGCGAGAGCTTTGGCGATGCCGGGCTTGCGGGCGGCCAGGAAACCGAATCCGAGTTTGAACCTCAGCCCGAGCCTGATCCGTCCGAAGCCGCCGAGCCGTCGGCGGCCGAGGCGAGCACTGCCCAGGATGGTGCACGAAGCAGTCGCGCTGACGAAGTCGAAGTCGCAGCCACCGGGGAAGCAGCTGCACCAATCCTGGAGTTGCGTTTCCAGGACGAATCCTGGCTGCGCGTGCGCGACGCCAACGATCGGACCCTGATGAATGAGCTCGTCAGCGCCGGTGCCCGCGAGCGCATCGAGGGCGAGGCACCGCTGGAGCTCTTTGTCGGTTACGCGCAGGGCGTCGAGGTGACCTGGCGCGGCGAGCCGGTCGATCTGGACGATGCCACGCGCAGCAACAACACGGCGCTGGTCAGCCTCGAGTAGCGGTATGCGGTACGTCCACGACATTGCGCGCCGGAAGTCCCGGCAGATCCACGTCGGCCGTGTCGCCGTCGGTGGCGATGCGCCGGTGGCGGTGCAGACCATGACCAGCACCGACACCGAGGATGTCGACGCTACCGTCGCGCAGATCAAGGCCTGCATGAAGGCCGGCGCCGACATCGTGCGCGTGTCGGTACCGACACTCGCTGCGGCCAAGGCCTTTGGCGAGATCCGCAAACAGGTGGGCTACACGCCGCTGGTGGCGGATATCCACTTCAACTACAAGTGCGGCATCGCCGCAGCCGAGGCGGGTGCGGACTGCCTGCGCATCAACCCCGGCAACATCGGCGGCGAGAAGAAGATCGCCGAGGTCGTCGCCTGCGCGCGCGCGCACCGCATCCCCATCCGCGTCGGCGTCAACGCCGGCTCGCTGGAAGCGGATATCCAGGAGAAGTACGGCGAGCCCAACGCCGACGCGCTGGTCGAGTCCGCGCTGCGCCACATCGACATCCTCGACCGCTTCAACTTCCCGGACTTCAAGATCAGCATCAAGGCCTCCGATGTCTTCATGACGGTGGATGCCTACCGCAAGCTGGCGGCGCAGATCGACCAGCCGCTGCATCTGGGCATTACCGAGGCCGGTGGCCTGCGCTCGGGCAGCGTCAAGTCCGCCATCGGCCTGGGCATGCTGCTCGCCGAGGGTATCGGCGAGACGCTGCGCGTCTCGCTGGCCGCGGACCCGGTCGAGGAGGTCAAGGTCGGCTGGGACATCCTCAAGTCGCTGGGGCTGCGCAAGCGCGGCATCAATCTCATTGCCTGCCCGAGCTGCTCGCGCCAGAACTTCAATGTCATCGAGACCGTCGCCGAGCTCGAGCGGCGCTTCGAGGACATCGACGAGTCCATGGACGTCGCCGTCATCGGCTGCGTCGTCAACGGCCCCGGCGAGGCGCGCGAGGCGAGCCTGGGCGTGGCCGGCGGCTACCCGAGCTCGATCTACGACGACGGCAAGATCACCGAGAAGTCGCACAACGCCGATCTGGTCGATCGGCTCGAGACGATGGTGCGCAACAAGCTGGCTGCTCGCCGTGCCAAGGAAGCCGGTTCCGAAGGGGAGAGCGAATGAGGCTGCAGTCCCTGCGCGGCTTCCGCGACATTCTTCCCGACGAGGCCGCGCGCTGGCAGCGCATTCTCGACGCCGCGCGCGCCGCGGCCGAGGCCTACGGCTACCGGCAGATCCATCTGCCGCTGGTCGAGGCCACCGAGCTGTTCAAGCGCTCGGTGGGCGAGGCCACGGACATCGTCGCCAAGGAGATGTTCAGCTTCCGCGACCGCGACAAGACGGACATGAGCCTGCGCCCCGAGGGCACAGCCAGCTGCGTGCGCGCCGGCATCGAGCACGGCCTGCTGCATAACCAGCAGCAGCGGCTCTGGTATTCGGGTCCGATGTTCCGGCACGAGCGGCCGCAGGCCGGCCGCTACCGGCAGTTCCACCAGTTCGGCGTCGAGGCCTTCGGTATGGCTGATCCGGCCTGCGACATCGAGGTCATCGCCATGTCTGCCGCCATCTGGCGGGCACTGGGACTGGAGGGCCTGACGCTGGAGCTCAACACCCTCGGCAGTCCGGAATGCCGTACGCGCTACCGCGAGCAGCTGCGCGACTTCCTGCGCGAGCACATCGATGCGCTGGACGCGGACGCCCGCGAGCGCGTCGAGACCAATCCGCTGCGTGTGCTCGACAGCAAGCATCCCGATACGCGTGCGGTGGTGGCCGACGCCCCGCGCATGGCGGACAGCCTGAGCGCGGAGGCGCGCGCGCACTTCGAGGCGGTCTGCGCCGGTCTCGACGGGCTGGGCATTGCCTGGACGCACAACTCGAATCTGGTGCGTGGGCTGGATTACTACACCCACACGGTCTTCGAATGGACCACCGATCAGCTCGGTGCCCAGGGCACCGTCTGCGCCGGTGGCCGCTACGACGGGCTTGTCGAGCAGCTCGGTGGCGGTGAAGTGGCGGCTGTGGGCTTCGCCATGGGCATCGAGCGCCTCGCCCTGCTGCTGGAGCAGGCGGAGTTGCCGGTGGCCGACAGCGCGCCGCAGGTCTATCTCTGCTGGCAGGGTGACGACTGCCTGCCGGCCGCGCAGCGCATTGGCGAGCGCCTGCGCGCCGCCGGTTTGCGCACGGTGGTCAATGCCGGTGGTGGCAGCTTCAAGGCGCAGTTCAAGCGCGCCGACCGCAGCGGCGCCGACTGGGCGCTGGTGCTCGGCCCCGATGAGCTGGCCAGCGACACGCTTCAGCTAAAATCCCTGCGCCAGCGCGAGCCGCAGCGCACGCTCACCGTCGACGAGGCCCTCGCCCAGTTGGGTGCTGACGTGGCCATCGACCCCATTGCTGTTTGACGAAGAGAGTTTTAAGTGGCTTACGACGAAGACGAACAGGTACAACGCATCCAGCAGTGGTGGTCCGAGAACTGGAAGGCCCTGGTGGGCGGTCTGGTAATTGGTGTCGGCGGTATTCTCGGCTGGAACGCCTGGCAGAGCCATAGCGAGCAACAGGCTCAGGCCGCCAGCACCCTCTTCGCCGAGGTGCTCTCCGCGGCCGACGCTGATAACCGTGAGGCTGCGATTGCTGCACGCGACACCCTGATCAGCGATTACAGCGGTACGCCTTATGCGGTGGCCGCTTCGCTGCAGGTCGCCGCGCTGCATGCCCGGCAGGGCGAGCTGACGCCCGCGGGCGAGATGCTGGACTGGGCGCGCGAGAATGCCGACGACGCTGCCATGGCGCGCCTGGCGGCCATCCGTTTGGCGCGCGTGCGCTGGGCGCAGGGCGACGCCGAGGCGGCGCTGACGCTGCTCGACGATGGTGGTGGCCATTTCCGTGCCGTGGCCGAGGAACTGCGCGGCGACATCCTTCTCGAGCAGGGTGAGCGCGTGGCCGCGCATCGTGCCTACAGCGAGGCCCTGACGGCCGCGCCGCAGGAAAGCCGCGAGCTGCTGCAGCAGAAGCTGGACGATCTGGCCGACGTCGGGGACTCGGCCGAGGCGGCAGACGCATGAGGGCCGCCAACGCAAACCTTCTGGTCGCGCTGCTCGGTTCCGGTCTGCTGCTCGCCGGCTGTGGTGGCGGCAAGTCCGTCCGGCAGCCAGCCGTGCTGGAAACCATCGATAACCGCACGGTTACCATCGAGAGCGCCTGGCGCAGCAGCAGCGGGCCGGACGCCGATGACCTGGATCTGGGTCTGACCACCGTGGTGACGGACGACGCCGTCTTCACCGCTGACGCCCACGGCTACGTCTATGCGCTCAACCGCGACAGCGGCAAGCGCATATGGCGGACCGACACGGATCTGCGTATCAGCGCCGGGCCAACGGTCGAGGGCGATCAGGTGCTGATCGCCACGCGCGATGCCGCAGTTCTTGCCCTGTCGCGTGCCGACGGTAAGGAACTCTGGCGCAGCACGGTGACCAGCGAGGTCGTTGCGGCTCCGGCGAGCAACGGCAAGACGGTGGTCGTACGCAGCGTCGATGGGCGTGTCACCGCGCTGTCGGCGGAAGACGGCAGCCAGCAGTGGATCACCGGGCGCACCGTGCCGCCGCTGACGCTGCGTGGCATGGCGCCGCCGCTGATCGCCGGGCCCGTGGTCGTCACCGGCCTGGAGACCGGTCGCCTCATCGCGCAGCGCCTAAGTGATGGCGAAACGGCCTGGGAGGCCGTGGTTTCGGT of Algiphilus aromaticivorans DG1253 contains these proteins:
- the cysE gene encoding serine O-acetyltransferase, whose amino-acid sequence is MFSTMREDIDCVFERDPAARNVWEVLTCYPGLKALWAHRVSHWLWRNGLRWLARMNSQIARFLTGIEIHPGAVIGRRFFIDHGMGVVIGETAEIGDNVTLYHQVTLGGTSWNGGKRHPTLEDNVVVGAGAKVLGPITVGAGVRVGSNSVVVRDVPAASTVVGIPARVVAKAREPSERVAAMAKRMGFDAYGLSRDMPDPVADALNAILDHMHTLDERVISLCDTLAERGEAVPQEDIEPMEKPDFCREEEEREAEQKGDDTESGGRGAV
- a CDS encoding cysteine desulfurase family protein, which encodes MPVYLDHNATTPLHPEALEAMQPHLTKPFGNPASVHRFGRAAHGAVQRARVEVAELVGCRQDEVIFTSGGTESDNLAVKGAAAAQPGRTVLYGATEHPAVLEAAEALRETGTPVEVIPHSADGHPDWPWLEQRLGQGDVGLVCLMAANNETGVILDTARAAELAHAHDALLHVDVVQAAGKIALDFAGSGADMMALSAHKLFGPRGVGALILRAGTTIHAQMHGGGHEGGMRSGTLNAPGIVGFGAACRVAARDIAERNVHCRALRDRLEAGLQQLSDVTIFAAGQERLSNTCQFALHGYDGEAMVMAFDREGFAVSSGSACQSEHGEPSHVLLGMGLPRDIAKAAVRVSVGPDNSDADIDALLSALARIRETPMAAMA
- a CDS encoding cysteine desulfurase family protein, giving the protein MSIYLDHAASTPLADEARAAMLAQLDGAGANPASDHAPGAEAATAVEAARAQIAAAIGAQPEEIVFTSGATEADNLAIKGSLEFLGGGHLLTTRIEHKAVLDAAGRLAEQGVPMSYVDPAADGRVRVEDIAAALRPDTALVSVMWVNNETGAINPIAEIAALCAERGVRLHVDAAQALGRLPIDMAEVPVALMSLSAHKCYGPKGIGALFVRRRPRARVAAQMHGGGHEQGMRSGTLATHQIAGFGAAAELAAARCEADYAHATGLAERLRSGLEGMPGLLMNSDPDACVPHIVNIAFDGIHGEALRAATAELAVASGSACSAADAESSYVLRALGRSDRQAGAALRISTGRDTTADNIDRAVAVIGAAVERLRTIAA
- a CDS encoding HesB/IscA family protein, which translates into the protein MSITLSEAAADRIRRQLAERGQGIGLRVGVTTTGCSGNAYKLDYADAVGEDEVAFEQHGATVVVAKRDLPMLDGLNVDFRREGLNELYRFDNPNATGLCGCGESFHLAEEEAAS
- a CDS encoding CehA/McbA family metallohydrolase gives rise to the protein MISPKSVIAAAVLLLAACSSSDDAPRGEARLSLNTASTAFGRVVSEPAGIDCPDRCAASFPAGEEVVLRAEDSDTAVFERWGGDCGEARECPVRLDEGRALPVHFAAARRLSRGHWRGGDTHVHSDHSSDGSLPRQINEGARGNVSVGDQITFAERTGTDFLSITDHRTFDQHYHPEWFSEEVLLLRGEEANGRPHAIVQGGVERVLQQASNNVRALQQSIWDARAQGAVWITAHPDRDATEDDGTPLDVAAPLGVGAVEIWNIARDADANIAYAETMWNRGYRFGVVAASDNHFRELRLISGPGTPRTSLRMRELREVEVLSALAAGHSRLSASAVGPTLSMQAAVGEGETAQRYQAGDEIFVPAGTSVALELVTERALGTRLRVFRNPGRDAGPLATFTPTALMGEERFTLELEAEDAAAWYRAELRGPGKPDSPLFTVENLVDGLAEGDLLPILETVGELPGQLRAATPALFVSEQPPQPDTVVPLPADSGGDDGARLAIGSRAAWSGFPDVAAVGEVTHIVAEARVDGRAGVYYRRDEAGEFSRLRDLAPDSASARLPRVAARGDTVWVVWQDERAGEIPRQPAIMARASLDGGRSWEPEIIVRAVDGRAEHPDISFDRQGHPVIVWQEIGSGRAFDVWAQVLGRDAEPVNLSGADKETAAANAFDTRSARWPASLYPAVSVADDGSIAVVWQDNRSDPDPLFTGSLGNAEGTSPDDWAIFSALRGPGSEQWLRGPIAAVAQAAQRFPTVVHGNAGVLHLAWERQALSDSGTTAYVQATRLAPGADDWQSAQDVAGSEAFSAQRPALGLGADGAPMLTWMDAGAEDWRWRIGRADFDGARWAAVRAIDARGNNTWPALSDGQLVFAGTRNARRLQRDATQQIFVRGGE
- the ndk gene encoding nucleoside-diphosphate kinase; the encoded protein is MAVERTLSIIKPDAVAANAIGDIYSRFEKAGLKVVAARMLHLTRGEAEGFYAVHRERPFFTDLVNFMVTGPVMVQVLEGDDAIARHRDIMGATNPKEAAPGTIRADFATSIDENAVHGSDSAENAATEIAYFFRATEVVPRTR